AGACTTGGAGTGTTTGCGCGCGGAAGCCTCGCTGAGGCGATCGTGAGTGCCGCGCACGTGCGCACGCCGAGGGCCTCGAGAGCATCGCTCGTCTTCTTGAGAGTGCTGCCGGTTGTCACAACATCGTCGAGAATGACAGCCCGCATGCCCCTCATCCCCTCCCATTCGGCTACCCTTTTCGGGCCGATCACCCGCTCCGTGCCTCGTGCCCTCTCACGCTTGGTCCGTGAATGTTGACTCATTCCGCTGAGCACTAGCGCCGGTGCCACGCCCACCCTTGCGTGTGCACCCACACTTTCGGCAAGGAGTCGCATATGGTCCTCTCCCCGACGCCTCACCGCTTCGGCCCGCGAGGGCACGGGGACGATCACGTGTCTGTGCATGCACCCTTCACTGAGCTCAGTGAGGGCATCGGCAAGGAGAGGCCCCAAGTAGTTGGCGAGAGCAAAATGGCCCCCGTTTTTGTAGTCGAGGATGGCACTTTTCGCGCGCCCTTCATATTCGGCAAGCGTCGCCACACGAAATGCCGGCGCAATCTCGAGCTCACGACCGTCGGCACTCGGGCGCGCTTCGCACACGCCCTCGCACACGCCCTCCACCCAAACGGTTCCGCGCGAGAATTCGCCCGCACATTCGTCACACAAGTGAAGGCCGCTCTCACCGCACGGGCATGAGAACGGCACGAGGGACTGCAGCGCGATACTCGCAAACCGCGCGAAGACCCGAGGGCAGTCAATGCTCATACCCTTATTCGAGCGCGTGGGAGGGGGCATGCCAAGTCCCCTTCGCGAACGTGGGGAAAACCGGCAGCCGTGGAGCACGTTCCGACGGCTGCGCCGCCACCACCTCGGCTCTAGTACAGAGCGATATCTCGCCCGCGCACGTCGATGTGCGCCCACGAATCCACTTTCCTTTGGACGACTTGGCCGTCTCCGCTCCCCACGAACATGAGACGTGCCTCGAGCGAGCCGGCCACCGACGTCGTGTTCTCGCGCAACTCGCTCACTTGCTCGAAACCCGTGTGCATATTCCACGAGATTGCCATGGGCAGGGTGCTTTCTCCCGAAGTTCCCCACAGCAGGATCGATTCCTCGGAATACCACGCGATACCGTCAACGGTCTCGAGTGCGACGCTTACGCTGAGAGGCTCCGCAAGGCCCAATGGGGCGCCATGCTTCTCTCGCACGATCCCGATGATGCTCAGGGTGATGGCTCCGCGCGAGCCATGCACGACAGCGAGGCGCACCCCATCCGAGGAGAGGGAAGTGAAGGCAATGTCGGCTGTGGGCTGCCATGGAACGGGAAGCCGTCGCACCTCAACCGATAAATCGGCGCTCACCGCGATAAGTTCGGGCGCGCCGACGCTCGGCATCGTCCAGGCATACCCAAATTGATCGATGCTCGGGGCACACAACTCTTCGGCCAGGCTTTCGCGGCGCACATGAGCGTCAGCAGAACGGTCGGTCACGAGAAGCGTTCGGCGATCAAGGCTCACCGCGCTTGCGTAGCGACCGTTGGCGCTTATTCTGCCCAGCCGAACAGTCTCGGATGCGAGGGCCGGCACGAGCGATGCTCCTCCGGTGTCGCTTGCGAGTGACACGATGCCGCTGTCCCCCGAGCCATAGAGCCTGTGGCCCACCGAGGCTTTTACAGGGTGGGAATCAGGGGGAAGGGCGATTTCCTCCCGACCGTCCATGAACACCACTCTTGGGACTCGCTTGAGGCTCAGAAGGGTTGCGGAGATCTGGGCGAGGGCAAGGGCGCGTTCATCGTGAGGGAGTTCAAGAACCGACGCCGGGGGCTGCACAACGAGGTCACCCGCCTCATTCCTTGAGAGCGCACTCGGGGCAATGACGCTGCCCTCGTTGAGCGCGGAACGCACAGCATCCTTCAGGTATTGAGGCGGCCCGAGCGCGAGCCGGTTGAAGGCCGAGGCAAACGTCGATTGACGCAAGAACCATCGAGGATCGGCGACGAGAGCATCTCCCGCATTCGCCACGAAGTACACGCGCACGGGTTCGAATAGTCGCGCGAAATCTTCCGACCCGAGCACGAGCGCATCGGGGGTTTCGGAGATTCGCCACTGCCCGTTGACCTGCACGAGGCGAAACTCTGCCTTTTCCCGCTCGGCATGAAGATTGACCGCGCGAGCCCCGGTGGGTGACACCTTGGAGACTACCGGTACTGTCACGGAAACTTTGTCGCCATCTAATTCCTGGAATACCAGTCCCTCGGTCTCAGAAAATTCAATCCCGGTCATGGGTTTCCACGACTTGCGAATACTCTCCGCAAGGTATTCGCGAGCAGTGCGGTTGCCATCCTCGACTCCGAGATGCGCGGCAAGGAACCCTCGCACAATATCGATCTTTGTGGCTCCCGGATCGGGCGGTGCCACGGCTGTGTCTCCCTGTGCACCGAGACCGATCCCCTTCACTGGAGTTGTGTGCACCTCCGAGGAATTGGGGATGCGTGCACATCCCGCGAGCGCCGCGACGCTCGCCCCTGCGAGAACGGCGCGTCGCCGAAGCATTCGCGCACCGAACGCTTGCCTCTTCACTCCGTGTCCCCCTTCTCGACCGGCCGCACGAGCGCGAGCGGCGCCGCAGCGAGTTTCTCCCCTGGGGTTCGCGGCAAAAGTAGCCGGAACACCGCGGTTTCCCCTTTGACGCCCCAAGCTTCGAGGAGGCCTCCGTGTGCTTCGGCATCCTCTTGCGCAATCGCGAGCCCAAGCCCCGTTCCGCCTAGCGTATGTGTACGCGAGGGTGCGGCGCGCCAAAACCGATCAAACACCCGCTGCGCCTCTTGCGGGCTTAGGCCTGCACCGAAGTCTTGTACCGTGAGTGCGAGCGTCGATCCGCGCGCCGCCGTTCGCACATCAATCACGCCGCCTGAGCCGTGCTCGATCGCATTCGTCAAGAGGTTCCGCACGATCCGCTCGATGCGCCTCGAATCCATCTCCCCGACGGTATCGTCACTCAAGTGGTGCACGCGGATATCGGCGTCATATTCCCGCGCAATGGGCACCAACTGCTCGACCTGCTCGTCAACCAGGCCCGCGAGTGACGTCGGCTTCGCCTCAAGCTCGACCGTGCCGGCCTCGTGCCGTGAAATCTCGAGGAGATCCGCGATAAGTGCCTCGAATCGCGCGACTTGCTCCCGCAAGAGTTCGAGACTGCGCTTGCCCGAAGGAGTAAAGGACTCTTTTTCCATCTCGAGCATCGCGGCGGCCATCTTAATTGTGGTGAACGGCGTGCGTAGCTCGTGGGAGACGTCGGAAACGAAGCGTTTTTCAAGCTCGGAAAGCTCAACGAGCTCGGTAATGGTCGATTGCAGCGAGGCCGCCATATTGTTGAAGCTCGTTCCCATGCGCGCGAGGTCATCACCACCTTGGATGACAAGGCGATAATCGAGGTCGTTATCCGAAATATGGTCGACCGCTCGCGCCGCGCGCTTGAGGGGCGTCGTGACGATGCGCGAGATGACGAGGGAGACGAGGAAGAACAACAGTACGAGAACCGCCCCGCCGATGACGAGGATCGCGTTGACGCGGTCGAGAGTCTCCTGCTCCTGCGAAACCGAATACAGCATGAGGAGTCTGTAGCGGCCCGCACCCGCAACATCAATGGTTGTGCCCACGAGGATTGCTGGCCCCGAAACTCCATGCTCAACGTATTCGATGCTCCGATACACGAACTGGTCATTGGCCGCATCGAGTTCCCGCTCGAATTCAGCGTTCACGAAGGCTGTCAGTGCCCCATTGTTGGTCACAGCGTCGCCCGGGGTTGGCCCCACGGGGATCACTGCGAGTCCTTTAAAGACTTTTGGATCTCCCGCGGTCACCCCTTCCATGAACGAGATAATCACGTCTTGCCGCTCGTTCACGGACATGCCGACGAGGGGCTCGAGATCGCTCACGAGTGTTCCTCGCATGGTCTCGGACTGCTCGAGAGAGCGGTCACGCCTCAATTCGTAGAGCGCGTCGGAAATCGCGGTGGAAAGGAAAGTTTCCACAACAAGGATCGCAAGAACCGACAGGAGCATCGTTGCAAAAACTGCACGTGCCGCGATCGGCCACGTCGAGAATTCGCGAAGGCGAACGCGCCCCGCACTTCGCGAACTGATCTGAGAGTCGTCCGCAGCAGCCGGGGGAAAAAGGCGTTCGCGAAGACT
The window above is part of the Dermabacter vaginalis genome. Proteins encoded here:
- a CDS encoding ComF family protein, translated to MPPPTRSNKGMSIDCPRVFARFASIALQSLVPFSCPCGESGLHLCDECAGEFSRGTVWVEGVCEGVCEARPSADGRELEIAPAFRVATLAEYEGRAKSAILDYKNGGHFALANYLGPLLADALTELSEGCMHRHVIVPVPSRAEAVRRRGEDHMRLLAESVGAHARVGVAPALVLSGMSQHSRTKRERARGTERVIGPKRVAEWEGMRGMRAVILDDVVTTGSTLKKTSDALEALGVRTCAALTIASARLPRANTPSLPV
- a CDS encoding LpqB family beta-propeller domain-containing protein, producing the protein MKRQAFGARMLRRRAVLAGASVAALAGCARIPNSSEVHTTPVKGIGLGAQGDTAVAPPDPGATKIDIVRGFLAAHLGVEDGNRTAREYLAESIRKSWKPMTGIEFSETEGLVFQELDGDKVSVTVPVVSKVSPTGARAVNLHAEREKAEFRLVQVNGQWRISETPDALVLGSEDFARLFEPVRVYFVANAGDALVADPRWFLRQSTFASAFNRLALGPPQYLKDAVRSALNEGSVIAPSALSRNEAGDLVVQPPASVLELPHDERALALAQISATLLSLKRVPRVVFMDGREEIALPPDSHPVKASVGHRLYGSGDSGIVSLASDTGGASLVPALASETVRLGRISANGRYASAVSLDRRTLLVTDRSADAHVRRESLAEELCAPSIDQFGYAWTMPSVGAPELIAVSADLSVEVRRLPVPWQPTADIAFTSLSSDGVRLAVVHGSRGAITLSIIGIVREKHGAPLGLAEPLSVSVALETVDGIAWYSEESILLWGTSGESTLPMAISWNMHTGFEQVSELRENTTSVAGSLEARLMFVGSGDGQVVQRKVDSWAHIDVRGRDIALY
- the mtrB gene encoding MtrAB system histidine kinase MtrB, translated to MSSLRERLFPPAAADDSQISSRSAGRVRLREFSTWPIAARAVFATMLLSVLAILVVETFLSTAISDALYELRRDRSLEQSETMRGTLVSDLEPLVGMSVNERQDVIISFMEGVTAGDPKVFKGLAVIPVGPTPGDAVTNNGALTAFVNAEFERELDAANDQFVYRSIEYVEHGVSGPAILVGTTIDVAGAGRYRLLMLYSVSQEQETLDRVNAILVIGGAVLVLLFFLVSLVISRIVTTPLKRAARAVDHISDNDLDYRLVIQGGDDLARMGTSFNNMAASLQSTITELVELSELEKRFVSDVSHELRTPFTTIKMAAAMLEMEKESFTPSGKRSLELLREQVARFEALIADLLEISRHEAGTVELEAKPTSLAGLVDEQVEQLVPIAREYDADIRVHHLSDDTVGEMDSRRIERIVRNLLTNAIEHGSGGVIDVRTAARGSTLALTVQDFGAGLSPQEAQRVFDRFWRAAPSRTHTLGGTGLGLAIAQEDAEAHGGLLEAWGVKGETAVFRLLLPRTPGEKLAAAPLALVRPVEKGDTE